From the genome of Halomonas sp. I5-271120, one region includes:
- a CDS encoding TRAP transporter large permease has protein sequence MDPITAGIAVAVGLLVLMAIGTPIAFALGAVSLIALVADRGMSELTYFGETFFDRIAEFGFVAIPMFILMGAAVASSPTGRDLYRSLDLWLGRLPGGLAISNIGACSIFAALSGSSPATCAAIGKMGIPEMRKRGYPDGVAAGCIAAGGTLGILIPPSVTMIVYGIATETSIGRLFIAGAIPGLMLAGLFMVWTLIACKLAGGYDTPMVTATDKMKETIKANVDSNLKALVRVLPFLAVVAGILFALYGGLATPSEAAGAGAFLCLALAIIVYRMWHVAPIKLIMRDSLRESVMIMLIIAAAEVFAYALSSLFITQTVAATIADLEVNRWVLMGIINLFLLVAGFFLPPVAVIVMTAPILLPIILAADFDPYWFAVILTINLEIGLITPPVGLNLFIINSIAPDISLRDVLMGSLPYALCMVLGIVVLCFFPGIVTWLPNLIMGQP, from the coding sequence ATGGACCCGATTACCGCCGGCATTGCCGTGGCCGTGGGGCTGCTTGTATTGATGGCCATCGGCACCCCGATCGCCTTCGCCCTGGGCGCCGTGTCGCTGATTGCCCTGGTGGCCGACCGCGGCATGAGCGAGCTGACCTACTTCGGCGAGACCTTCTTCGACCGCATCGCCGAGTTCGGCTTCGTGGCGATTCCAATGTTCATCCTGATGGGCGCGGCCGTGGCCTCGTCGCCCACTGGTCGCGACCTCTATCGCTCGCTGGATCTGTGGCTCGGACGCCTGCCCGGTGGTCTCGCGATCTCCAACATCGGCGCCTGCTCGATCTTCGCCGCCCTCTCAGGCTCCTCTCCCGCCACCTGTGCCGCCATCGGCAAGATGGGCATCCCCGAAATGCGCAAGCGCGGCTACCCGGATGGCGTGGCCGCCGGCTGCATCGCCGCTGGCGGCACGTTGGGCATCCTGATTCCTCCCTCGGTGACCATGATCGTCTACGGCATTGCCACCGAAACCTCGATCGGACGCCTGTTCATCGCCGGTGCGATCCCAGGGCTGATGCTAGCCGGTCTGTTTATGGTCTGGACGCTGATAGCCTGCAAGTTGGCAGGAGGCTATGACACCCCGATGGTCACGGCCACCGACAAGATGAAGGAAACGATCAAGGCCAACGTCGACAGCAACCTAAAGGCGCTGGTGCGAGTGCTGCCATTCCTGGCGGTGGTGGCCGGCATTCTGTTCGCGCTATACGGCGGTCTGGCCACGCCTTCGGAGGCGGCCGGGGCCGGTGCCTTCCTGTGCCTGGCGCTAGCGATCATCGTCTATCGCATGTGGCACGTCGCTCCGATCAAGCTGATCATGCGCGACTCCCTGCGCGAGAGCGTGATGATCATGCTGATCATCGCCGCCGCCGAGGTCTTCGCCTATGCACTGTCATCGTTGTTCATCACCCAGACAGTGGCGGCCACCATCGCCGATCTGGAGGTCAACCGCTGGGTGCTGATGGGCATCATCAATCTGTTCCTGCTGGTGGCCGGCTTCTTCCTGCCGCCGGTAGCAGTGATCGTGATGACAGCACCGATCCTGCTACCGATCATCCTGGCCGCTGACTTCGATCCCTACTGGTTCGCCGTCATCCTGACCATCAACCTGGAGATCGGCCTGATCACGCCGCCAGTGGGCCTCAACCTGTTCATCATCAACAGCATCGCCCCGGACATCTCACTGCGTGACGTGCTGATGGGCAGCCTGCCCTATGCCTTGTGCATGGTGCTGGGCATCGTGGTGCTGTGCTTCTTCCCGGGCATTGTGACTTGGCTACCCAACCTGATCATGGGCCAGCCCTGA
- a CDS encoding TRAP transporter small permease subunit, which produces MEHFSRRELSTPVKIIGIYTHVMDRLSRAMAYLAAAMLMAGVLAICHMIFVRTILGMSSTWQTEFTIYIVSGAMLMGSSYVLMTGGHVAVTLLPDMIGGLPRKIMRLVSSLVGIGFCAALAYAAWLYVAEAYHQQWTTGSVWNPLLWPALVPMALGSTLLTLQYVAETLRKEP; this is translated from the coding sequence ATGGAGCACTTCTCTCGCCGCGAGCTCTCGACCCCCGTCAAGATCATCGGCATCTATACACACGTCATGGATCGCCTGTCGCGCGCCATGGCCTACCTGGCCGCGGCCATGCTGATGGCCGGCGTGCTGGCCATTTGTCACATGATCTTCGTGCGTACCATCCTGGGCATGAGTTCCACTTGGCAGACCGAATTCACCATCTACATCGTCAGCGGCGCGATGTTGATGGGCAGTTCCTATGTACTGATGACGGGCGGCCATGTGGCGGTCACCCTGCTGCCTGACATGATCGGCGGGCTGCCCCGCAAGATCATGCGCCTGGTGTCATCCCTGGTCGGAATCGGCTTCTGCGCCGCCCTGGCCTATGCCGCCTGGCTCTATGTGGCCGAGGCCTACCACCAGCAGTGGACCACCGGCTCGGTATGGAACCCACTTCTATGGCCGGCACTGGTGCCGATGGCGCTCGGGTCCACCCTGCTGACACTGCAATACGTCGCCGAAACCCTGCGTAAGGAGCCTTGA
- the dctP gene encoding TRAP transporter substrate-binding protein DctP: MTHQLTSTAAIAAATLTLAFSSVASAETVLRASHQFPGGQGDVRDEMVQLMAKEVAAADVDLAIQVYPGQSLFKAKEQWSALARGRLDMTSLPLDYASGRHPEFSATLMPGLVRNHERAQRLNDSEFMTMIKDVIHEGGARVLADAWLAGGFASNKRCITSPETVEGQTLRAAGPAFDEMLASAGASITSMPSSDIYTAMQTGVLDGANTSSGSFVSYRIYEQVSCLTAPGENALWFMYEPVLISEQSWNKLDEAQQQALVEAGQKAEEYFAGEAAALDQKMIDEFKANGVEVVSMSEEDYQAWLDIAQQSSYKTFAENVPNGQALIDAALAVE; the protein is encoded by the coding sequence ATGACACACCAGCTCACCTCCACCGCCGCCATCGCGGCCGCCACCCTGACCCTTGCCTTTTCAAGCGTTGCCTCGGCAGAAACCGTGCTGCGCGCCTCGCACCAGTTCCCTGGTGGACAGGGCGATGTTCGAGACGAAATGGTGCAGTTGATGGCCAAGGAAGTCGCCGCAGCCGACGTTGACCTCGCCATCCAGGTCTATCCAGGCCAATCCCTGTTCAAGGCCAAGGAACAGTGGAGCGCCCTGGCGCGTGGCCGCCTGGACATGACATCGCTGCCGCTTGACTACGCCAGTGGCCGCCACCCGGAGTTCTCGGCAACGTTGATGCCGGGGCTGGTGCGCAATCACGAACGTGCCCAGCGGCTCAACGATTCCGAGTTCATGACCATGATCAAGGACGTGATTCATGAAGGCGGCGCCCGCGTGCTGGCCGACGCCTGGCTGGCCGGTGGCTTTGCCTCGAACAAGCGCTGTATCACCTCGCCGGAAACGGTCGAGGGCCAGACCCTGCGCGCCGCCGGCCCGGCGTTCGATGAAATGCTGGCCAGCGCCGGCGCATCTATCACCTCGATGCCGTCCTCGGATATCTACACCGCCATGCAAACCGGGGTGCTCGACGGCGCCAACACGTCGTCCGGCTCGTTCGTGTCATATCGCATCTACGAGCAGGTGTCTTGCCTGACAGCGCCCGGTGAAAACGCGCTGTGGTTCATGTATGAACCGGTCCTGATTTCAGAACAGAGCTGGAACAAGCTCGACGAAGCGCAGCAGCAGGCGTTGGTCGAGGCCGGTCAGAAGGCAGAAGAGTACTTCGCCGGTGAAGCCGCGGCACTGGATCAGAAGATGATCGACGAGTTCAAGGCAAATGGCGTCGAGGTAGTCAGCATGTCTGAAGAGGACTACCAGGCCTGGCTGGATATCGCCCAGCAGAGCTCCTACAAAACCTTCGCCGAGAACGTGCCCAACGGCCAGGCCCTGATTGATGCGGCCCTCGCCGTGGAGTGA
- a CDS encoding GntR family transcriptional regulator, with protein sequence MAGTKRSNAQRLKDSLEDDIINGRRVPGERLDPEVLGNEFEVSRTPVREAIQQLVASGLVTVSPKKGTFVAKVSIEQLIEMFEVMAELEGMCGRLATRRITPGELSDLHQALERCEAASAGGDPDEYYYENEVFHHTIYAASHNAFLAAEARQLKLRLKPYRRLQLQVRHRMSNSLSEHREIIAAIEAGDAVRAEQALRDHVLVQGERFSDLIASVKDFGIKDADEPV encoded by the coding sequence ATGGCGGGCACCAAGCGATCGAATGCTCAGCGGCTCAAGGATTCGCTGGAGGACGACATCATCAATGGTCGACGGGTCCCCGGTGAGCGTCTCGATCCGGAAGTTTTGGGCAATGAGTTCGAGGTATCCCGCACGCCGGTGCGTGAAGCCATCCAGCAACTGGTGGCCAGTGGGTTGGTAACAGTCTCGCCGAAGAAGGGCACCTTCGTGGCCAAGGTGAGCATCGAGCAACTGATCGAGATGTTCGAGGTCATGGCTGAACTCGAGGGCATGTGCGGACGCCTGGCCACGCGGCGCATCACGCCCGGTGAGCTGTCCGATCTGCATCAGGCGCTTGAGCGCTGTGAGGCCGCCTCGGCAGGCGGAGATCCCGATGAGTATTACTACGAGAACGAGGTCTTCCATCACACGATCTACGCGGCGAGCCACAATGCCTTCCTGGCCGCGGAGGCCCGTCAGCTCAAGCTGCGACTGAAGCCTTATCGGCGACTGCAGTTACAGGTCCGCCATCGCATGAGCAACTCGCTGAGCGAGCATCGTGAGATCATCGCGGCCATCGAGGCCGGTGATGCCGTCCGGGCAGAACAGGCACTGCGGGATCATGTGCTGGTTCAGGGTGAGCGCTTCAGCGACCTGATCGCCAGTGTGAAGGATTTCGGTATCAAGGATGCCGACGAGCCCGTATAG
- a CDS encoding YdiU family protein: MFPSFSLRYAHLPSRMSAECAPTRVANPRLVAFNHALAEELGFDSTAFDATEAAEALSGNAPPDGSEPLAMAYAGHQFGNFVPRLGDGRALLLGEVINREGELRELQLKGAGRTPFSRGGDGRAPLGPVLREYLVSEAMHALGIPTTRALAAVTTGERVMRRLPEPGAVLTRVASSHLRVGTFQYFAARQDVEAIQLLADMAIERHYPHLAPLSGGGRYLALLEAVVARQAELVARWMGVGFIHGVMNTDNSTISGETLDYGPCAFMDAYDPLTVFSSIDERGRYAFSNQPHSAQWNLARFAETLLSLLDEDHDRAVALATDAIEAFPEHFEASFGAVKRGKLGLVRVEEGDETLAQELLDTMQAGHADYTLTFRRLADVFEEDGEARLVELFDTPEAIRAWLTRWRERLSREDADAATIAARLRATNPAVIPRNHQVEHALMAAADEDDYGPFEALLAAITRPFEAPEGEPDYTQPPQANERVLRTFCGT, encoded by the coding sequence ATGTTCCCGAGTTTTTCCCTACGCTATGCGCACCTGCCGTCGCGCATGAGTGCCGAGTGTGCCCCGACGCGGGTGGCGAATCCGCGCCTGGTTGCCTTCAATCATGCGCTTGCCGAGGAGCTGGGCTTCGACTCGACTGCATTCGATGCTACCGAGGCCGCCGAAGCGCTGTCCGGAAATGCGCCGCCTGACGGCAGTGAACCGCTGGCGATGGCCTACGCCGGCCATCAGTTCGGTAATTTCGTTCCTAGGCTCGGCGATGGTCGGGCGCTGCTGCTCGGCGAGGTCATCAACCGCGAGGGGGAGCTGCGCGAACTGCAGCTCAAGGGCGCCGGGCGCACGCCCTTCTCCCGGGGCGGCGACGGCCGGGCGCCGCTGGGGCCGGTGCTGCGCGAGTATCTGGTCAGCGAGGCCATGCACGCGCTGGGCATTCCCACCACCCGGGCGCTGGCCGCGGTGACCACCGGCGAGCGGGTCATGCGTCGCCTGCCCGAGCCCGGTGCGGTGCTGACCCGGGTGGCGTCGAGCCACCTGCGGGTGGGGACCTTCCAGTATTTTGCCGCCCGCCAGGACGTCGAGGCGATCCAGTTGCTGGCCGACATGGCCATCGAGCGCCACTATCCGCACCTTGCGCCGCTGAGCGGCGGCGGGCGCTATCTGGCCCTGCTCGAGGCGGTGGTGGCTCGCCAGGCCGAGCTGGTAGCGCGCTGGATGGGCGTGGGCTTCATCCATGGGGTGATGAACACCGACAACTCGACGATCTCCGGCGAGACCCTGGATTACGGCCCCTGCGCCTTTATGGATGCCTACGATCCGCTCACCGTGTTCAGCTCCATCGACGAGCGCGGCCGTTATGCCTTCTCCAACCAGCCCCACAGCGCCCAGTGGAACCTGGCCCGCTTCGCCGAGACGCTGCTGTCACTGCTCGATGAGGATCATGACCGAGCTGTTGCGCTTGCTACCGATGCTATCGAGGCCTTCCCCGAGCACTTCGAGGCAAGCTTTGGCGCGGTCAAGCGCGGCAAGCTGGGACTTGTCCGGGTCGAGGAAGGCGACGAGACCCTGGCTCAGGAGCTGCTGGACACCATGCAGGCCGGCCACGCCGATTACACCCTGACCTTCCGCCGCCTCGCTGATGTGTTTGAGGAGGACGGCGAGGCGCGGCTGGTGGAACTCTTCGACACGCCCGAGGCCATTCGGGCCTGGCTGACGCGCTGGCGTGAGCGTCTTAGCCGCGAAGACGCCGATGCCGCGACCATTGCCGCGCGTCTGCGCGCCACCAACCCGGCGGTGATTCCCCGCAATCATCAGGTTGAGCATGCGTTGATGGCGGCCGCCGACGAGGACGACTACGGTCCCTTCGAGGCGCTGCTGGCGGCCATTACCCGGCCCTTCGAGGCACCCGAGGGCGAGCCTGACTACACCCAGCCGCCGCAGGCAAACGAGCGGGTGTTGCGGACTTTCTGCGGTACCTGA
- the katG gene encoding catalase/peroxidase HPI — MGNGQQGTDAGKCPVMHGGNTASGHSNTDWWPEALNFDILHQHDRKADPMGEDFAYRQEVRKLDFDAIKQDMQALMTDGQEWWPADWGHYGGLMIRMAWHAAGSYRLADGRGGAGTGNQRFAPLNSWPDNGNLDKARRLLWPIKKKYGNKISWADLFILAGNVAYESMGFKTFGFSFGREDIWQPEKDIYWGAEKEWLAPSDERYDNVDKPDTMENPLAAVQMGLIYVNPEGVNGQPDPLKTAEQVRETFARMAMDDEETAALTAGGHTVGKTHGNGDAEALGPEPEGADVEAQGFGWLNPNLQGKATNAITSGLEGAWTTNPTQFDMGYFDMLFGHEWELKKSPAGANQWEPVDIREEDKPVDATDSSIRHNPMMTDADMAMKMDPTYRAICEKFMKDPEYFKDAFARAWFKLTHRDMGPKSRYIGPEVPAEDLIWQDPVPQGETNYIEEVVKDSIADAGLSINELVSTAWDSARTFRGSDMRGGANGARIRLAPQKDWEGNEPDRLAKVLKVYEKISADTGASVADVIVLGGNLGIEMAAKAAGHDVQVPFMKGRGDATDEMTDAASFDPLEPLADGFRNWQKKEYVVKPEEMLLDRAQLMGLTAPEMTVLIGGMRVLGTNHGGTQHGVFTDRVGQLTNDFFVNLTDMANRWESQGANAYGIVDRQSGNTKFTATRVDLVFGSNSILRSYAEVYAQDDNQEKFVKDFVKAWTKVMNADRFDLA, encoded by the coding sequence ATGGGCAACGGACAACAAGGCACCGATGCTGGCAAGTGCCCGGTAATGCACGGCGGCAATACCGCGTCCGGGCATTCCAACACCGACTGGTGGCCAGAGGCGCTGAACTTCGACATCCTTCACCAGCACGACCGCAAGGCCGACCCGATGGGCGAGGACTTCGCCTACCGGCAAGAAGTCAGAAAGCTCGACTTCGACGCCATCAAGCAGGACATGCAAGCCCTGATGACCGACGGCCAGGAGTGGTGGCCGGCCGATTGGGGCCACTATGGCGGCCTGATGATTCGCATGGCCTGGCACGCGGCGGGGTCTTACCGCCTGGCCGACGGGCGTGGTGGCGCTGGCACCGGCAACCAGCGATTTGCCCCCCTCAACTCCTGGCCGGACAACGGCAACCTCGACAAGGCGCGGCGTCTGCTGTGGCCGATCAAGAAGAAGTACGGCAACAAGATCAGCTGGGCCGACCTGTTCATCCTGGCCGGCAACGTCGCCTACGAGTCCATGGGCTTCAAGACCTTCGGTTTCTCATTCGGCCGCGAGGATATCTGGCAGCCCGAGAAAGATATCTACTGGGGGGCCGAGAAGGAGTGGCTGGCGCCCTCCGACGAGCGCTACGACAACGTCGACAAGCCCGATACCATGGAGAACCCGCTGGCCGCGGTGCAGATGGGCCTGATCTACGTGAATCCGGAAGGTGTGAACGGCCAACCCGACCCGCTCAAGACCGCCGAGCAGGTTCGCGAGACCTTCGCGCGCATGGCGATGGACGACGAGGAGACCGCGGCGCTGACCGCCGGCGGCCATACGGTCGGCAAGACCCACGGTAATGGCGACGCCGAGGCCCTTGGGCCTGAGCCAGAGGGCGCCGACGTCGAAGCGCAGGGCTTCGGCTGGCTCAACCCCAACCTGCAGGGCAAGGCCACCAACGCCATCACCTCCGGCCTGGAGGGTGCCTGGACCACGAATCCCACCCAATTCGACATGGGCTACTTCGACATGCTGTTCGGCCATGAATGGGAGCTCAAGAAGAGCCCCGCCGGCGCCAACCAGTGGGAGCCCGTCGACATCAGGGAGGAAGACAAGCCGGTCGACGCCACCGACTCCTCCATTCGCCATAATCCGATGATGACCGATGCGGACATGGCGATGAAGATGGACCCGACGTACAGGGCCATCTGCGAGAAGTTCATGAAGGATCCGGAATACTTCAAGGACGCCTTCGCTCGCGCCTGGTTCAAACTGACCCATCGCGACATGGGGCCGAAGTCGCGCTATATCGGCCCGGAAGTGCCGGCTGAGGACCTGATCTGGCAAGACCCGGTGCCGCAGGGCGAGACCAATTACATCGAAGAGGTGGTCAAGGACAGCATTGCGGACGCCGGGCTGAGCATTAATGAGCTGGTTTCTACCGCCTGGGACAGCGCGCGCACCTTCCGCGGTTCCGATATGCGCGGCGGCGCCAATGGGGCCCGAATCCGCCTGGCACCCCAGAAAGACTGGGAGGGCAACGAACCCGATCGCCTGGCCAAGGTGCTGAAGGTCTACGAGAAGATCTCCGCCGACACCGGCGCCAGCGTGGCCGACGTGATCGTGCTGGGCGGCAACCTGGGCATTGAAATGGCGGCGAAGGCGGCCGGCCATGACGTTCAGGTACCTTTCATGAAGGGGCGGGGTGATGCCACCGACGAGATGACCGACGCTGCCTCCTTCGACCCGCTGGAGCCGCTGGCAGATGGTTTCCGCAACTGGCAGAAGAAGGAGTACGTGGTCAAGCCGGAAGAGATGCTGCTTGATCGTGCCCAGCTGATGGGCCTGACCGCCCCGGAGATGACCGTGCTGATCGGCGGCATGCGGGTACTGGGCACCAATCACGGCGGCACCCAGCACGGGGTGTTCACCGATCGCGTGGGCCAGCTGACCAACGACTTCTTCGTCAACCTGACCGACATGGCAAACCGTTGGGAGTCCCAGGGAGCGAACGCGTACGGCATCGTGGACCGCCAGAGCGGCAACACCAAGTTCACCGCGACTCGGGTTGATCTGGTGTTCGGCTCCAACTCCATCCTCCGCTCTTACGCCGAGGTCTACGCCCAGGACGACAATCAGGAGAAGTTCGTCAAGGACTTCGTCAAGGCCTGGACCAAGGTGATGAACGCCGACCGCTTCGACTTGGCCTGA
- a CDS encoding LysR family transcriptional regulator: MLDWQDIQVFLEVARSERLTDAARRLGVDHSTLSRRTKRFEQKLNTQLFERSTHGYRLTEAGHRLQAHAEEMARHAIEAAEGLSDQDRQLSGQVRLGVTEGFGTWVIAPLLAAFGERHPALTLDLLALPRVVNLSRHEADLAITVERPSSAGLVISRLCDYRLRLYGSRDYLARHGRPTTRRELGQHRLIGYIDDLIFSDQLNYLEPLLEPPLEHPHETPLDSRLASQRKPRQEASSLAAAAASPETVRHAPQFSIRSTSVTTQYSAAVQGAGLAVLPCFMAEQHPALEAVLVDDIDLTRQFWITARQEQRRLSRVRLTWEYLRETVEANRAFLMGEPGACLTCPSAGPSAE, encoded by the coding sequence ATGCTCGACTGGCAGGACATTCAGGTCTTTCTCGAGGTCGCTCGCAGCGAGCGGCTGACCGATGCGGCCCGGCGCCTGGGGGTCGATCATTCGACGCTTTCACGGCGCACTAAACGCTTCGAGCAAAAACTCAATACCCAACTCTTTGAGCGCAGCACGCATGGCTACCGACTCACCGAGGCCGGCCATCGCCTGCAGGCCCACGCCGAGGAGATGGCCCGCCACGCCATCGAGGCTGCCGAGGGCCTGAGCGATCAGGACCGACAGCTCAGCGGCCAGGTACGCCTCGGCGTCACCGAGGGCTTCGGCACCTGGGTGATCGCGCCCCTGCTAGCCGCCTTCGGCGAACGCCACCCGGCGCTGACGCTGGACCTGCTGGCACTGCCACGTGTGGTCAACTTAAGTCGCCACGAGGCCGACCTGGCCATCACCGTGGAGCGCCCGAGCAGCGCGGGCCTTGTGATCTCGCGGCTGTGTGACTATCGGCTGCGGCTCTATGGCAGTCGCGACTACCTGGCCCGCCATGGCCGGCCGACGACTCGCCGTGAGCTCGGCCAGCACCGTCTGATTGGCTATATCGATGACCTTATCTTCAGCGATCAGCTGAATTATCTGGAACCGCTGCTCGAACCGCCGCTCGAGCACCCTCACGAAACGCCTCTAGATTCTCGGCTTGCCTCCCAGCGCAAGCCGCGGCAGGAAGCTTCCTCGCTCGCCGCCGCGGCCGCATCCCCGGAAACCGTGCGACACGCCCCGCAGTTCAGTATCCGCAGCACCAGCGTCACCACCCAGTACAGCGCGGCCGTTCAGGGCGCGGGGCTAGCGGTCTTGCCCTGCTTCATGGCCGAGCAGCATCCAGCGCTTGAAGCGGTGCTGGTGGACGACATCGACCTCACCCGCCAATTCTGGATCACCGCCCGCCAGGAGCAGCGTCGTCTGTCTCGTGTCCGCCTGACCTGGGAGTACCTGCGCGAGACCGTCGAGGCCAACCGAGCCTTCCTGATGGGCGAACCAGGCGCCTGCCTGACATGCCCGTCTGCAGGGCCCAGCGCCGAGTGA
- a CDS encoding CoA-acylating methylmalonate-semialdehyde dehydrogenase, which produces MSVREISLYIDGQPVPSQSGEWRDVLNPATQEVVARVPFCTSDEVDRAVASAKAAFKTWRKVPLGKRMRIMLAFQALIREHTAELAELITEEHGKTLPDAEGEVGRGLEVVEHACSIPSLQLGELAENAANEVDVYTMNQPLGVGAGITAFNFPIMLPCFMFPLAIATGNTFVLKPSEQDPSSTMRLVELAHEAGVPAGVLNVVHGGPDVANQICDHPDIKALSFIGSTHVGTHIYRRGSEAGKRVQSMMGAKNHCVVMPDANRSQAINNLLGSAFGAAGQRCMANSVVVLVGEARTWLEDIIEGARNMKVGPGTQRDADLGPLVSPAARERVEAMIEAGAKEGATLALDGRGLKVEGYPNGNFVGPTVFSDVTAEMTIYREEVFGPVLCVVGVETLDDAIDFVNANPNGNGTSIFTNSGWVARRYESDIDVGQVGINVPIPVPVAYFSFTGSRASKLGDLGPNGKQAIAFWTQTKTVTARWFEPENISGGINSTISLG; this is translated from the coding sequence ATGTCAGTGCGTGAGATTTCCCTTTATATCGACGGTCAACCGGTGCCCTCCCAGAGCGGGGAATGGCGCGACGTGCTCAATCCGGCGACCCAGGAAGTGGTGGCCCGGGTGCCGTTCTGCACAAGCGACGAGGTCGACCGCGCCGTAGCCAGTGCCAAGGCGGCCTTCAAGACCTGGCGCAAGGTGCCGCTGGGCAAACGCATGCGCATCATGCTCGCCTTCCAGGCACTGATTCGTGAGCACACCGCCGAGCTCGCTGAACTGATCACCGAGGAGCACGGCAAGACCTTGCCGGATGCCGAAGGCGAGGTCGGTCGCGGCCTGGAAGTGGTCGAACATGCCTGCTCGATTCCGAGCCTGCAGCTTGGTGAGCTTGCCGAGAATGCCGCCAACGAAGTCGATGTCTACACCATGAATCAGCCTCTCGGCGTGGGTGCGGGCATTACCGCCTTCAACTTCCCGATCATGCTGCCCTGCTTCATGTTCCCGCTGGCCATCGCCACCGGGAACACCTTCGTCTTGAAGCCCTCTGAGCAAGATCCCTCTTCGACCATGCGCCTGGTCGAGCTGGCCCACGAGGCCGGCGTGCCGGCCGGGGTGCTCAACGTGGTGCACGGCGGCCCGGACGTGGCCAACCAGATCTGCGATCACCCGGACATCAAGGCGCTGTCATTCATCGGTTCGACCCATGTCGGCACCCATATTTATCGCCGTGGCTCAGAGGCCGGCAAGCGGGTGCAGTCGATGATGGGCGCCAAGAACCATTGCGTGGTGATGCCGGATGCCAACCGCAGCCAGGCCATCAACAACCTCCTGGGCTCGGCCTTCGGGGCCGCCGGCCAGCGCTGCATGGCCAACTCGGTGGTGGTGCTGGTGGGTGAGGCCAGGACATGGCTTGAGGACATCATCGAAGGCGCTCGCAACATGAAGGTCGGCCCCGGCACCCAGCGCGACGCCGATCTGGGGCCGCTGGTGTCGCCCGCCGCCCGCGAGCGGGTCGAAGCGATGATCGAGGCCGGAGCCAAAGAGGGCGCGACCCTGGCGCTGGACGGTCGCGGCCTCAAGGTTGAGGGCTATCCTAACGGTAACTTCGTCGGTCCTACGGTGTTCAGTGACGTGACCGCCGAGATGACCATCTACCGCGAAGAGGTCTTCGGGCCGGTACTATGCGTGGTGGGCGTCGAGACCCTCGATGACGCCATCGACTTCGTCAATGCCAACCCCAACGGCAACGGCACCTCGATCTTTACCAATTCCGGCTGGGTGGCACGGCGTTACGAAAGCGACATCGATGTTGGCCAGGTGGGCATCAACGTGCCGATCCCTGTGCCGGTCGCCTACTTCAGCTTCACCGGCTCGCGGGCCTCGAAGCTTGGCGATCTCGGCCCCAACGGCAAGCAGGCGATCGCCTTCTGGACTCAGACCAAGACCGTCACCGCCCGCTGGTTCGAGCCAGAGAACATCTCCGGCGGCATCAACAGCACCATCTCGCTGGGTTGA